From Aspergillus luchuensis IFO 4308 DNA, chromosome 2, nearly complete sequence:
CGGGAGGCTCTTGGTAGATGATGCTACTCGACCGTCTCCTCCGTCCAGCTTTGCCCTGGGCCATGGTGGTGTCCGGGGTCAACCGGCGCGACGCAGCGTCGACGTCCggggggaaggagatggCACGGGGAACGATTAGGGAAGACACTTTGGCGGTATTGATCGGAGATCGagcgaagagaaaggaggaatCAAGTGAcagcaatgaagaagaaatggtcGTGAGAGAATGGCAGAGTGGTAAAAAGGACGCCGCGGGCGAGAGAACGAGAGAGCAAGCTGGCTGGAATACCGAGAGACTGGAGTGACTTCGACTGGGAGGCGATCTTGAAGACGATCGGCGGCGGTGTTGGTCACGGGAGCAGGTCTCCGTATTACCGGAACAGGGGGTAAATTACCGCCGGGCCAAAGAATGAAGTTTGGACcctaagataatataatatcacgaaagaaaaagcgaGCGGATGTCTTGCaggatgagaaagagaatagaaaaaaaaatatctcaAACGATAGGcaatggaggagaagaaagaaaaaaaagtcaaaaaggaaaaaataaaagaagccAGCAGTCCGACATCCCGAGGGGCAGCCGAGCAGATCCTCAACTTCAAACTAATTGTCGGCGTGGCTAAGAATAGCCGGGACGCTTGCTGCATCCCATCGTTCTAGATAGAGTCTAGACCACACCATCGCTGCACCAACCAAATGCCATTCCTGTCTGGGTTGATTCGAGACCTTAATTAATGATTATATTGCTATCTCTGCTATCTATGAAGGGCTTTCTCCTATTCCATATTCCCTTTATTGGTTATCACGAACATATGAAATGTTACTGGGAGTGTCTGACTCAGGATGAGACTCAAGTGGATAAACGCAATATACGATCCTTTCGTTGTTAGCATCTACCAAGAAAAATACTACGGTAAGTACTGGCTGAGAGCTTCTATTTAGGTTCGTCTAGTGTCCACGCAAATTAGCTGCAGTGACCATATATCTACTGCTGAACAGCTTCAGAAGCCGGTAGTAACCATCTCAGTCTCAATGACTGAATACTCCGTTTTGCTATCATCCAATAATTGTTAAACCATCTATATTGAATTGTCCACGCCCTTACAATCACTCATAAAATATTCCGACTCCGTTAATCCCGGAGTAAAAAAGCAAATGGATCTCTTGGAAACTGAGAAGGTCGCGAATATCGGATCGGTTTGCACTAATCACATGGCATTTGTCGCTTTAATCCAGGGTTTCCCTTAAATAATGCAATAGCTGATCCCCTAAGATCCTCTCGGTGATCATATCTGAGTTACCAACGCATCTCTAGGATTTCTGATAGGCCGTCCCTCGTTGAGAGGACCCATATGGATTGGATATATCCAGCACAGCCATCCTTTACTCGCGTCATGacgaagatcaacaacaatcaGCAATTCGTAGGATTCCTAGGAATAGACCGGCCCGTCTCCAAGATCGAAATCTCGAAAAAAGCCACAATATGTGCCCCTTCGAGACACTGCAGCTCATTACGTAGTTTGCCTTtcactcctctccaccatcaacttGTATCAGACAGCCATAAGTCTAAAACAATGCACGTCAGAAGCAATAACAACGATGATGTGATGCTGATACTCGTTCGTGACGATACAATACCTGCACATGGCACAAGTGGCTCCTACCACCCGCCGTAAAATTCTCTCCGCGAAATCTGAAGGTAAATCCGAAACGAAtcttgcagcagcaagcacacgccctcaacttcctgctccttcccccttccattcccGTTTTCTCCCAGGATGCCCGATTCTCCATCCGACGACAACGATTCCAGAACCGCCGCAGTCGGCCCCCGCGCTCAGACAACCGGCTCCCGCCACTCCTCGCGTCAGAGCTCCCACGATCCCAACCCGAACCCGCGGAAAAGGCGACGCCGCAGTCGCTCCGCCGACGTTCGCAATGTCCGCGACTTTGTCCCTCAAGGCGCTACCTTTAGTGCAGCGGgacttggtgttgatgtagaCGCTACCTCATCTTCCGGTTCCGACAGTGACGACGGGTCGTCCgacagtggtgatgatgatgatgatgcgcaGACCGGGTCCGCGCCCGCGCCGCCGGCGAGCTGGAATAAAGGCAGCAAGAGTGCGATTCGGACATCACTCCGCAGTCGTGCGAAGCCAGAGGAGAGCAAACCTACGTCACAATTTGACTCTGTCAATGACAAACTCTGGCGCAGTCGCAGTGAATCTGTCTCGTCCCAAGGCGAAAACGAACCGGAAGCATCAAAGCCCGCCCAAGTCGATGGTATTGAAGAGGGTGAAGTGAATGAGGAGGAAACTTCAGACGAGTCCAGTCAGATGCAGCTTTCCGGCGACTCGGATGACTCAGAGTCTTTGGGATCGGAAGCAGACGATTCAATCTTGCTGAATATCGGGTCACGGAACGGTCAGAGTCTCGGTCAGGACCAGGATGGCTTAATCACCCCAGACGGCGACGACGACTACGACCCCGAGGCATTACCAGTATCCAACGGAACGTCTACCAACGGACAGACCTCCACAAACCAATCCAAGGAGGACGCGCTCCTCCGCTTCTCGAAGAAATACCCGACCGCCCCCTCAACCCTCGCCGACCTCGACCGCGAAGACATGGACATTCAAGCGAAATACCGCTTCTACGACCGCGACGTCAACGCCATCGACCTCCAACTTCCCATCGCCTGCACAGAATGTCTACTCGAGGGCCACCTCGCAGAAGTCTGCCCGTCCCGAGAGGTAACGCTcaccccttccccatcatccccaccaccaactaaccaaccaaccatatAGTGCATACATTGCGGCGCCTGGAACCAGCACCAAAGCAGCTTCTGCCCGACCTGGCGCCGATGCCAACGGTGTCGCGCGCGCGGCCACGACGAAGACAACTGCCCATCGGCACTGAAAGGCTCCTCCAGCGAATTCCCCTGCGAACTATGCGGCTCGACCACACACATCGAAGAAGACTGCGACCTGATGTGGAAGCTCACTACTACCCGCCCGGACTCCGAACCCGTCctcgtctccctctcctgcGCCCACTGCACCAGCAACCGCCACCTGATCGGCGActgtccctccctcccatccacccGAACCCtgctctcctcatcctggaCCGTCCGCGGCATCGACCCTAACATGatcaccaacatcaactCCGTCGTCAACCACCGGcgaaacaacaacaacaataacagcAGTAATAATGGTAATAACCGAGGAGGTCTCAAGATCCGCGGCCGCGCCGACCACCGCCCGCCATCCTCCGATAGCGACGACATGATGGCTCACCGACGTGCGCCTGTTCATCGCGGCGGCCGCGGCAATATCCGCATTGGAAGCGGAATCGGCAGAGGGAATAAGAATATCTCGGGTGGTAATGGGTATCGCGATAGATCTGATTTCGGCCCGTCGAGACAGCGCTCGATGTCGCCGAATCCTCGTTCCATGCGCGGGAGAGGTGGGAAGGATAGTTGgcagggcggtggtggacggGGGAAGCCGtccggtggcggtggtggtggtggtagtcgGCCGCCGTCGAGAGGTGGAAATCCCGGTCGTGGAGGAGGTCGTGGTGGGAAGAgaggtggcggcggtggggaTGCGTATCGACCGTTACCGAGTGCGGCGAAGAAAGCCTGGGATAAGTATCGGTTGTGATGGAGTGGGTTCTTATCGTTATGAACAGGTTCGTTGACGCTGGCGTTTCCtgtgtgtgtatatataccCCGAGGGTGGAACGATTGATGTTGCATGTTTCAAaagttgtgtgtgtgttagATCATAGCTCATAGCTTAGAGCTCATTATATGTACAGATGAGATGATACTATAGATATCCAACGTGATGTGTACAGGATGACAGGACAGTAAATAGTCTATACGCCATTCTCAACGGCATTATCCGTAGACGTAGCGGTCTTCTCACCCCCGCGATGTCCCACGAACCCTTCATCTAAGATGCGAATCAACTCATCTAGTCTCTCGATACAGAGATCTGTATGCGCATGGTCCTTCAGATGTCCGTTATGGTCGTTGAGCAGAAGCACGGTCGCTGCGCCGGCGGTATGTCCGGCTGTCATGTCGTCGAGAGAATCTCCGACCTGTACACAGAATAGCAAGAATTAGTCTGACATCTTCGACCTCGAGAGCTGAAAGAGATGGAAGGGAATTACCATAATCAACCCCCCCGCCATccccccctcatcctgcaCCCCCCACTCCCTGGCAATATGCAATATCCCTGCTGGATCCGGCTTGGGCAACAACCCCGGTGTTTCCCGTGTCACGATCGGGAGGAAGACGTGTGCGGGGAGatggttgttgaggaggttgaggacgGGGGCTCTACACCACATGCTTATTAGTATCATGAAGTTCTTTTATTGCATATCACAAACAATCTCTAGGGAGGGAGGTATACTCAAAATTCCTCGTACACAAAGCCCTCttcacccccctctcttctaaGAAATCCATCAATTCGACTAAACCCGGTTGAGGCTGCTGGGATTCCATGGCGGTGCGCTCAATGGCTTTGATTTTGTTTGTGGCTTCGAGGCGCGAttcgggggtggggagaCGGCTGATGTGGTGTAGGATGTCGACTTTGGGGGGGATGTTGAGAGCTTGTCTAGATTATTTGTTTGTTGGTATGGGCTGGAttgtagtgtagtgtagggtgggggtggggtaTTGGGAAGTACCGCATTTCGGAGAACATGTGGTTTTGGGGGAGGCTGTATACAATTATGTTCAGTTATTGTTGGAAATGGTAGCTAAGACGGTAATGGGTATAGGTATAGGTATAGGCATACCATAATGTGCCGTCAACGTCAAAGACGATTCCGCGGAGTGGGggtgcggaggaggaagaagcagaagaggggaggagaggagcgAATCGCCGTTGGCGGAGAGGATAATTGTTCAAGGAAGCCATGAGGGAACGGGAAATGCGTAGGGCTGGATTAGAGATGGACATTGATAAAATCCAAGgcaaggagggaggaagaaaagaagcagaggaaTGTAGAGTGGAGAAGTgacgttgaagaaggaagtggGATGGGCTGATAAGATGGAGTGGAGACTGGCATGCGGAGTTAAGTAGGGTTTCCTTAATTACTAGTTTCGGTTCTATACTTCATGCTACTATAGACTCCCCTTCCATACTGCAATACTTCTGAACTGCATTATATCTGCACCATTTGCATCAGAATAATTTCCACAGGAGATTGTCAAGGTTTAACGGTTGCACCTTCCTCTGCACCATCAATATCTCCTTCCACACTCATATCTCCGAGTCTGACACCTCACAATGATCTATCTCTGCTTCTCCCCTGCAGTCctcatccttttttttcACCCTGCATCCAGTATAAATCTTCCTGCCGGTCACCATGTCAGCCAAGAAACaccatccagctcctcgcGATCCTATCCTCAATGCCATCAATATCCGCACCGTGCTCGCCCTCCTCGGCACACTTCTCACCATCAAGCTCCTGAACCTGCTGGCACGCCTCACGGGGGTGCGACGCACCTCGCCCCGATATCCCTACAGCTACGTCGGTCAAGCCATCAGTCGCAAAGAGCAACGCGTTATCCAGATCCTGCTTGAAATCATCCCCGAGAGCAGCACCTCGGTGAACACCAGTCTACCCTCCAACGCAGGCTTCTCCAGCACCGACGATAGACCCACCACGGCCGACAGTGTCCCCTCCTCCAGTCTGGTCATTCCTCTCATGCCGGTGCCGTCGCGGGTCGTTCAACTGTCTCACAGCGCGCCTACCCGGAGCTTGGAGCTCGCGATTGCCGATAGAGACCGAGGGTTTGACGACCATACGAGCACGCGCGCGAGCGTGCACTTCCTGGGCCACCAGCCGCTTCCTAGTGACTCGGTTTACTCGTCGATTGTCCGGAGGAGTCTGTCGATTAGTGATCCGAATTCCAACTGTTCGAGTCCGCAGCAGGGTATGCTTCCCGGGGTGCGGTTCTCGGGGTTCATGTCGGATAGGTTGCGGTTTAGTATTCTGAGTCGGCCGTGGTCGATGGATAGTGTGTTGGCGGATGAGTCGCAGCCTGAGCAGGTTACGTTGGATATGGCACAGTTGCAGCAGACGCGCACGGCAGACAGCTATCCGGGACCGTTTCCCATCAGTGATGGATTGGAGCCGAGCTCGTTAGCCACGGCGCAGTGTGCCAACAATGGGGCCAGCGAGGCCACGGCGGTGCGGACCTCGGTGAGGCCGTTTACCGATGTGTAGCAAGCAGCTTTGGGGGAAAGGGATGGAAATGCAAGATGTTATTCCTCGATGGAGCTATCTGGAGCCAGAAGatgcaggtgcaggtgcagatGCAAATGCAGAAGCGCCAAAAAAAAGACCATGCAGTATGTTCTGTGTAATGCAAGTATGTAATCCAATccaattaatcaatcaatcaatcatgcACATTCCTCCTCATGAATCGCATGATCCAAATACCCCATAGCCCGAACAAAGATCTTCGCACTATCCAACACCCGTTTCTTGCAATCCCCAACCGTATCCATCCCCATGAACGCCCCATACGCCCGATCAAACTCGGTATGTTTAAGAGCCTTCCAAATACCATGCACATCATCCGGCGGCAGGGGAATCTAACCCCAACAAAAATCAGCACCCCATTAGCAACCCTCCCCCCAcggaaagagggaaagataGAGGAAGACGTACCATATTCGGATAACTCCACATAAACGTATACGACGCCgtgccctccctcctccctctgtCCCCATAATCCCCGACCCCACTAGGAATCGTCCCAATAGTATCAGCAAAGAACATGACCTTTTCATCCTTCCACCACAGCACCGAACTGCCCGGGAAATGACCACCTGTTTTGACTCCTATCACCCCGCTGCCGGGGAGGACTTCTACCTCTTGACCGTCCCAGAATATCTGCCTCTGCTTTCCAGAatcatctttttcttcttcacgcATAACCCACTCCCTATCCTCCGCGGACAAATACACCGGACAGTTAAACGCCTCCGCCCAGACTAGATGCGTGGCGTAGTAGTGCGGatgggagatgatgattgcGGAGATACCGCCTAGCGcgttgatgttggtgatggtgtcggGGTCGAGGTAGGGGATGCAGTCCCAGAGGATGTTGCCAtggggggtgaggaggaggaaggcgcGTTGGCCGATGCAGTGTTTCGGGGTGGTGTGGAGGGTGTAgatcttgttgttgttggaggagTTCGGATGATGGGAGGGTAGCGGGGAGAGGATGTTCTTTAGGGGTGGTTCGTGGGTGGGGGCGCGCAGGGCGCGGAGGGTTGTGTAGTCTTGTCTGTTGGTTTTTGTGTATGATAGGGTTAGTATGTGGTTTAGTATTTtctgggtggttgtggtgagtATGGATGTGTATAGGGGATAGAGTGGGGGTTGTAGTATAGTCAAGAATGGGGGAGTAGGGATATACCCAGTTGGAGGAAGATATTGACGGGGATCATCGCAAATCGGACATGGAGTTGGCGGCGTGGGAGTTGAGAACTGGGTGCCGCAGGTGGTGCAGATGGGGAGGTCGAGGGGGTcaacagtagtagtatcactAGTCATGAcgaataataatattgtaGCTGTATCTGGTTTTAACTTATTTGGCACAATGTAGAGATACAAAATCGAAACATCCATCAAATGGGAGATATTCACTGCTTAAATGTATGGAAGAACATCAGCTGTTCTCCGCATTGACCCCGCATGTACTGGAGCCATGGATCGCCGAGCTGAACCTCagctgagctgctgctggtctgcagctgctgataAGCTGCAAACCAGGGCTCGACTTAGGCACAATGATGTCAACACTATCTGAATCctaaaggggaaaaaaaaggtggaAACTTTTGTATTCCATCCATCGCATGGCATACAGCCCATCCATTATGCACTAATCGAGAAAAAATATGCTGCAAGAAGGGAATCATATAGCACAAAAATGCAAAAGTCGGTACAAAAGTAGCAATACTAGTCGACACATCCCCCCTTTCCGCCCATACAACCATCCATTTCATGCACGCTTGCTATCGCTGCGCGGGTCATAAGTCGTGAACATAACAAATCGTATAACAGGTCCAAATCGAAAGAGAAAATGAcgagaggagaaaaaaaaaataatattggGTATCAAACGTCTGTCGCGTCAATAGTCATGGTCGGCATCCACCTGCTCCGGACTGGCGCGATACTGGCTTCGCTGCCGCCGTGCAGGGCTGAACTGGCTGCCCGACGTTAGGGGACGAGGCCCCGTGGGTTTCCGGGGAGGCGGTGTGCTACGGGGAGAGCGCATGATCGAACTCTACAGAGATATGGTCAGCATCATGCGAATAAAACGTCCCTTCCGGGTATGATCACTAACCCGCGAAGCAACTCGTTCCATGTACGATcgctcatcgtcttccttgACTTTGGGCGGCCGCTCCGGGATCAGTGGCCCCTCATCCTTGATCTTAGGCGGACGAGGAGGCCCCGTGTGCCGCGAGCTCGCTTCCGAGTAGCCCGCGTCTGAGATGGGCGAAAGACGACTGGCGCCGCTGTAGCGCGGGTTGGCGTTCACGCCAGACAAACTGGGGTTGGATCCCCACTGGTCCGAAGGTGCGCCCGCTGGCACGCCGTAGACCTGCGCTTGCGTTTCTAGCTGGTTTTGGTATCGCCCAGACGGGCCCTGGCGAGGCtggggatggtgaagatCGAGACTGCCCCGGTGAGCCCGGTACTTCGGCGCCTCCGACGCTTGTCCCGATGCTTGAGACGGAACCAGAGGGGACGGCGGCCGATTCTCCTGCTGCGGGTCCTCTAGAGTGTACGTCGAGCGCAGTCGGTCTTCACCCTGGGGATCATAGTAGTCCGGCTTGTATGGTCCTGGTGCAGCCTCGGATCCAGAGCGCGAGGTATCGAAAGACGCTCTCTCCTTGCTGCGGCCAGGCTGAATGCTGTTGCGGATGTTGTCTCCCATCGAAGACGCCGTGGTCTTGGACCAACGGGAGATCTTggggaagaatgaagagcTGCTTGATTTgtgcttcttggccttctccgTCGTCTTCGGAGTCGCCTCGTTACTGAGGGCACCTGAAGCCATAGGCTCACGAGGGGGTGTTGACACAGGAGCGGAGCCAGCCCGGGCCTGACGGTTGTTGGCCGTCTCCTGCGAAGGCATGGTTGGGCTCGGGAACTCCGCCTGCTCATCTATGTCTTCATCCAGTTCCGGCACCGTACTGACGCGGTTTTCCATGCCCCTCCGCAGTCCATTACCCGCGAGTGGTTCCAGAACAGGctgggaagaggtggaaagGTACTCCGACTGGTTTCCGGGCGACGAAGTCCCAGCATGGCCCTCCGGCTCATAGCCCTCCGGATCCACACTGGCCGCTCGGTTGCCTCCCCGCATGTACCGGTCATCCTGGCCGTAGCGTAGAGCTTCGACTTCATCAAGGAGCTGTTCCAACATATCCTCAATTCGGGTAAGATCGTTGGAGTTCTTGAGGCTCAGGCCTTTGAGTGCTCGCTTGAAGATATTCTTCCGCTTCGAACGCAAGTCATCTCCATCGTCAATAGGCACCTGACGAGCACTACGCGTACTGACCGGCTGAGGGCGTGGCCCACCAAGAGCTCGATAGGTCCGCTCGTGCTGTCGGTCACTAGCTTCCATGAGCATTCCGTCCTGTAGAGCAAtgaacttcttcatctcctcgaaTGAGTTGCGCATTTCCGCGGCGCTTCGAACAAGAGTCACGAGAATCTCCGTATCCCTGGCATTCCGTTGGGCATCGCGAACCGTGAGCTGTTCGAATAAGTCAGCAGTGATACCTTCAAACAAGATGACGTGTTTACTAACATGGTCCATGAGTGCAACAATGTCCTTGGACTGAATCCGATCAATTCCTTTCCCAGTTGCACTGTCATACAGAGGGGAGCCAACTCCTTGAGAGTAGCCACTCAATTGCCGCTGGTGACCAGGCATAAAGTGGTCTTCCCCACCAAGGGGACTGTCAAACAAACCCATTCCATTTGTGTCGATTCCAGCAATACCCTTGCTGAGTGGCTCGGGGGTTTCAACACTCGGGGAGCGAGGGTTCGCGGCCGAGACATACCCTTCGTCTTTGGCACCAAGCGGTGTGCCGAGCATCTGGCCTCCGTGGTACTGCTGATCATAGTAGTCGTTCGCACCGTAGTCATCCTCCGGGTAATAGTCCTGGCCATAGTGGGAGGGCTCAACTGACCCCAAGCCCAGGCCAGCACCCGCACCAGCTCCAGTCTTGTCAAAGAGGGGCGACGGAGCGTCTTTGGAAGGGGTGCGGTTGAACGACCAGCTGTTTTCGTGGGCCGCGGGACCTTGAATGATGGAAGGATTGGTATTGATTTCCGATTCTGAATCAGGGCTCCGGTCGTCTTCATGCGGCATTGGGCTGCTGTCAAGGTCGCCAGCGAACAAAGGAGCCGGCTCGTTCTGGTAGTGGTCGTCCAGTGACTGGGTGACACTCTGGGGCGGCGACGTAGCACCCATGCGTCTAGGGAACGAGGTCGCGTCGGGGCTGGAAACCTCCTCGCGCTGCTTTAGAGGGCTTCCTCGGTGAGATTCATGCTCTGCCGGCTCATGCTGCTCATGCTGCTCCAGAGGCTCCGGCTcccaatcctcctcctcttgctCCGGGATACCAGCCATGGAGCGGTTCGCTCCAGACTGGCTGGACTTGGTGTCCAGGATCGTGGGTTCGAGGACAGAGGCCACCGCCGATTCAACAGCCATTGGATGTACGAATCGGGGGTTGGCAGCAAGGCCTTCAGTTACCGGTCGGCCTTGATCTTCCTGGTCGTGGTGATCAAGCTCGCTGTCATCGGTGTACCCGGTCATGCGTTTACCCACGGTGCTCTGCGTCTCAGTTTCTGCTAGCGAATGctggtcttcatcatcgtcggaatATTCCTCCCAGTGTCTTTCCTCTCTGGGGGACGGTCGGGGGGTCTCCTCGTAGCCGAGCTCGGGGCCAGGTTCCTGTCGACGGCGTAGGGACTCCGTCTGGCTCGTGATGCTGAGGCCTTCTGGACGGGTAGATCTTGCAAAATCCGTACTGGGCGCAGACGAAAGAGAGTCAATCGAGAGACGCGGCTCCAATTCTCGTTCATCTTCGGAGTAATCGTACCTATCATAATGGGTCAAGTCCCGCTTGACCGGAGATTGGCTCTCATTGCTGGCCACGCTCTGAATCGGACTAAGAGTGCGCCGACGGCTCGCCAGATCACTGTAGTCGAGGTCATGATTCTCGGAGTGGGAGTCGAGCAAATtcgcggcagcggcagcggcgataGCGCCTGCGGCGGCATCCCCGACGGGCGACCGACTCGAGGGGCTATGCATCGACAAGTCGTGGCTGGACAAGTTGCTGTGCTTGAGCTTCAGCTCATGCCGCACGTCCAGAGGCGTCCTATTTGGCGTGCGAGGTGCAGGTGACAGGGGTGCTGGCGAGAGAGACTGGAAAGGGGAGCCGCGGAAGCCGTCATGGAATTTGGTGTCTCCGTACGGTGCTGCTGGTTCGGCGGTCTGCTcggagagaagggaagctcTGGTGAGGTCGGATTCAATCGCACTGCGCAGTGGCATGGGGGCGACATTGTGTTTCTGGAAGACTAGTTCGGTCTCGTTAATACTGCCGGTGCGGCTTCGGGCCCCActgctctttcttcttccctcgcttTTTCCGAGGCTGGACCGTGAGTCGTGATGCTGGAGGGCTGCAGCGGTTAGGGCCGTCCCCACGAGTGCAGCTTTTTCTGCATCACGCAGTCCTTTGCTCTTTTGTCGACGGAGCTTTTCTTGCTCCGTCAACTCGGGGCGGTTAGCCCATCTGATGTAACCGAGATCCTGGCTTCTTTCGCTTCTGCCATGACTTCGTTCACTGTCCTTGCTGGATCTTCGTTCTTTCTGGGATGGGACGGAGTCGCCAGAAAGGACGATGCCTTCATCGCGACTATCCTTGTTCAGGACGACCTTGGGCTTCCGGACGT
This genomic window contains:
- a CDS encoding zinc knuckle domain protein (COG:S;~EggNog:ENOG410QEDP;~InterPro:IPR001878;~go_function: GO:0003676 - nucleic acid binding [Evidence IEA];~go_function: GO:0008270 - zinc ion binding [Evidence IEA]); amino-acid sequence: MPDSPSDDNDSRTAAVGPRAQTTGSRHSSRQSSHDPNPNPRKRRRRSRSADVRNVRDFVPQGATFSAAGLGVDVDATSSSGSDSDDGSSDSGDDDDDAQTGSAPAPPASWNKGSKSAIRTSLRSRAKPEESKPTSQFDSVNDKLWRSRSESVSSQGENEPEASKPAQVDGIEEGEVNEEETSDESSQMQLSGDSDDSESLGSEADDSILLNIGSRNGQSLGQDQDGLITPDGDDDYDPEALPVSNGTSTNGQTSTNQSKEDALLRFSKKYPTAPSTLADLDREDMDIQAKYRFYDRDVNAIDLQLPIACTECLLEGHLAEVCPSRECIHCGAWNQHQSSFCPTWRRCQRCRARGHDEDNCPSALKGSSSEFPCELCGSTTHIEEDCDLMWKLTTTRPDSEPVLVSLSCAHCTSNRHLIGDCPSLPSTRTLLSSSWTVRGIDPNMITNINSVVNHRRNNNNNNSSNNGNNRGGLKIRGRADHRPPSSDSDDMMAHRRAPVHRGGRGNIRIGSGIGRGNKNISGGNGYRDRSDFGPSRQRSMSPNPRSMRGRGGKDSWQGGGGRGKPSGGGGGGGSRPPSRGGNPGRGGGRGGKRGGGGGDAYRPLPSAAKKAWDKYRL
- a CDS encoding putative haloacid dehalogenase-like hydrolase (COG:S;~EggNog:ENOG410PKDS;~InterPro:IPR036412,IPR041492,IPR023214;~PFAM:PF13242,PF13419) — translated: MSISNPALRISRSLMASLNNYPLRQRRFAPLLPSSASSSSAPPLRGIVFDVDGTLCLPQNHMFSEMRQALNIPPKVDILHHISRLPTPESRLEATNKIKAIERTAMESQQPQPGLVELMDFLEERGVKRALCTRNFEAPVLNLLNNHLPAHVFLPIVTRETPGLLPKPDPAGILHIAREWGVQDEGGMAGGLIMVGDSLDDMTAGHTAGAATVLLLNDHNGHLKDHAHTDLCIERLDELIRILDEGFVGHRGGEKTATSTDNAVENGV
- a CDS encoding uncharacterized protein (COG:S;~EggNog:ENOG410Q2EA;~TransMembrane:1 (o20-40i)) is translated as MSAKKHHPAPRDPILNAINIRTVLALLGTLLTIKLLNLLARLTGVRRTSPRYPYSYVGQAISRKEQRVIQILLEIIPESSTSVNTSLPSNAGFSSTDDRPTTADSVPSSSLVIPLMPVPSRVVQLSHSAPTRSLELAIADRDRGFDDHTSTRASVHFLGHQPLPSDSVYSSIVRRSLSISDPNSNCSSPQQGMLPGVRFSGFMSDRLRFSILSRPWSMDSVLADESQPEQVTLDMAQLQQTRTADSYPGPFPISDGLEPSSLATAQCANNGASEATAVRTSVRPFTDV
- a CDS encoding putative metallo-beta-lactamase domain protein (COG:S;~EggNog:ENOG410PNGZ;~InterPro:IPR001279,IPR036866;~PFAM:PF00753), giving the protein MTSDTTTVDPLDLPICTTCGTQFSTPTPPTPCPICDDPRQYLPPTGQDYTTLRALRAPTHEPPLKNILSPLPSHHPNSSNNNKIYTLHTTPKHCIGQRAFLLLTPHGNILWDCIPYLDPDTITNINALGGISAIIISHPHYYATHLVWAEAFNCPVYLSAEDREWVMREEEKDDSGKQRQIFWDGQEVEVLPGSGVIGVKTGGHFPGSSVLWWKDEKVMFFADTIGTIPSGVGDYGDRGRREGTASYTFMWSYPNMVRLPLSFPLSVGGGLLMGC
- a CDS encoding uncharacterized protein (COG:S;~EggNog:ENOG410PJ7B), whose protein sequence is MGVDTRRPILPAPTESIVDTNGSITGTDLATDISRRTDKTSYSIPDDGSPVTIPTRRKHRSRGDDSKLSRSSQHSQTSLLIEYFEGGKGSGSLTSRPSVRVRVTPSSARKLKDQKDHIQITESSGNRKPVYSRRISLSSPHKHKSLEESAVDDSSSNSATDENQPPGHSPLEIELMNRDQGSELSALSRDRYFHPTSDISSMPADSMLEAPSSGPRRKRSQSLERESKEYLKTPRRQRSRSLSTERIAHRVAEKLSNDPRDVSRQRRRAERSRFEDGSDLQDMDSKSPRRRALPDDMMSPESSLLSASAVSSHRRSGDQYSFKSGTSKSSINNPKLLETVEDAIRRLILPELKELKKDQKVITNTSKFERDMNTSHSSASTPSRDELGRRLSKHASAPDVRKPKVVLNKDSRDEGIVLSGDSVPSQKERRSSKDSERSHGRSERSQDLGYIRWANRPELTEQEKLRRQKSKGLRDAEKAALVGTALTAAALQHHDSRSSLGKSEGRRKSSGARSRTGSINETELVFQKHNVAPMPLRSAIESDLTRASLLSEQTAEPAAPYGDTKFHDGFRGSPFQSLSPAPLSPAPRTPNRTPLDVRHELKLKHSNLSSHDLSMHSPSSRSPVGDAAAGAIAAAAAANLLDSHSENHDLDYSDLASRRRTLSPIQSVASNESQSPVKRDLTHYDSTDFARSTRPEGLSITSQTESLRRRQEPGPELGYEETPRPSPREERHWEEYSDDDEDQHSLAETETQSTVGKRMTGYTDDSELDHHDQEDQGRPVTEGLAANPRFVHPMAVESAVASVLEPTILDTKSSQSGANRSMAGIPEQEEEDWEPEPLEQHEQHEPAEHESHRGSPLKQREEVSSPDATSFPRRMGATSPPQSVTQSLDDHYQNEPAPLFAGDLDSSPMPHEDDRSPDSESEINTNPSIIQGPAAHENSWSFNRTPSKDAPSPLFDKTGAGAGAGLGLGSVEPSHYGQDYYPEDDYGANDYYDQQYHGGQMLGTPLGAKDEGYVSAANPRSPSVETPEPLSKGIAGIDTNGMGLFDSPLGGEDHFMPGHQRQLSGYSQGVGSPLYDSATGKGIDRIQSKDIVALMDHLTVRDAQRNARDTEILVTLVRSAAEMRNSFEEMKKFIALQDGMLMEASDRQHERTYRALGGPRPQPVSTRSARQVPIDDGDDLRSKRKNIFKRALKGLSLKNSNDLTRIEDMLEQLLDEVEALRYGQDDRYMRGGNRAASVDPEGYEPEGHAGTSSPGNQSEYLSTSSQPVLEPLAGNGLRRGMENRVSTVPELDEDIDEQAEFPSPTMPSQETANNRQARAGSAPVSTPPREPMASGALSNEATPKTTEKAKKHKSSSSSFFPKISRWSKTTASSMGDNIRNSIQPGRSKERASFDTSRSGSEAAPGPYKPDYYDPQGEDRLRSTYTLEDPQQENRPPSPLVPSQASGQASEAPKYRAHRGSLDLHHPQPRQGPSGRYQNQLETQAQVYGVPAGAPSDQWGSNPSLSGVNANPRYSGASRLSPISDAGYSEASSRHTGPPRPPKIKDEGPLIPERPPKVKEDDERSYMERVASRSSIMRSPRSTPPPRKPTGPRPLTSGSQFSPARRQRSQYRASPEQVDADHDY